A genome region from Ptiloglossa arizonensis isolate GNS036 chromosome 4, iyPtiAriz1_principal, whole genome shotgun sequence includes the following:
- the LOC143145660 gene encoding glutathione S-transferase 1-1-like isoform X1, translated as MLFGTTVLELLYAAGDSEIEIKMPIDFYEHAGSPPCRAVALTAAALGVPMNFKQVDLLAGAHLKPEFVKLNPQHTIPTIDDNGFRLWESRAIMTYLVEQYGKDDSLYPKDPKKRAIVNQRLYFDACTLYKALADYYFPMLFAKAPKDKVKYECIGTALGFFETFLEGENYIAGKNLTLADLTLAVTMSTYEALSYDFSSYKNINRWYAKIKSEATNYDECNSKGVKIFKEMADEILK; from the exons ATGCTGTTCGGTACCACGGTTCTCGAACTACTGTACGCAGCCGGTGATTCGGAAATTG AAATTAAAATGCCGATCGATTTTTATGAACACGCCGGAAGTCCTCCGTGCCGCGCGGTTGCACTGACGGCTGCAGCGCTTGGCGTTCCGATGAACTTCAAACAAGTGGACCTGTTGGCCGGTGCGCACTTGAAGCCGGAATTTGTGAAG CTGAATCCGCAACACACGATCCCAACGATCGACGACAATGGTTTCCGCTTGTGGGAAAG TCGAGCGATTATGACATACCTGGTGGAACAGTATGGCAAGGACGACTCTCTCTACCCGAAGGACCCGAAGAAACGTGCTATCGTTAATCAGAGATTATACTTCGATGCGTGCACGCTGTACAAAGCCCTCGCTGATTATTAC TTCCCCATGCTTTTCGCCAAAGCACCCAAAGATAAGGTGAAATACGAGTGTATTGGCACCGCTCTTGGTTTCTTTGAAACATTCCTCGAAGGCGAAAACTACATAGCGGGGAAAAACTTGACACTCGCTGATTTGACTCTTGCTGTCACCATGTCCACATACGAG GCCTTGAGCTACGATTTCAGCTCGTACAAGAATATCAACAGGTGGTACGCAAAAATAAAATCAGAAGCGACGAATTACGATGAATGCAACAGCAAGGgcgtgaaaatattcaaagaaatgGCCGACGAAATCCTAAAGTAA
- the LOC143145660 gene encoding glutathione S-transferase 1-1-like isoform X2 has translation MPIDFYEHAGSPPCRAVALTAAALGVPMNFKQVDLLAGAHLKPEFVKLNPQHTIPTIDDNGFRLWESRAIMTYLVEQYGKDDSLYPKDPKKRAIVNQRLYFDACTLYKALADYYFPMLFAKAPKDKVKYECIGTALGFFETFLEGENYIAGKNLTLADLTLAVTMSTYEALSYDFSSYKNINRWYAKIKSEATNYDECNSKGVKIFKEMADEILK, from the exons ATGCCGATCGATTTTTATGAACACGCCGGAAGTCCTCCGTGCCGCGCGGTTGCACTGACGGCTGCAGCGCTTGGCGTTCCGATGAACTTCAAACAAGTGGACCTGTTGGCCGGTGCGCACTTGAAGCCGGAATTTGTGAAG CTGAATCCGCAACACACGATCCCAACGATCGACGACAATGGTTTCCGCTTGTGGGAAAG TCGAGCGATTATGACATACCTGGTGGAACAGTATGGCAAGGACGACTCTCTCTACCCGAAGGACCCGAAGAAACGTGCTATCGTTAATCAGAGATTATACTTCGATGCGTGCACGCTGTACAAAGCCCTCGCTGATTATTAC TTCCCCATGCTTTTCGCCAAAGCACCCAAAGATAAGGTGAAATACGAGTGTATTGGCACCGCTCTTGGTTTCTTTGAAACATTCCTCGAAGGCGAAAACTACATAGCGGGGAAAAACTTGACACTCGCTGATTTGACTCTTGCTGTCACCATGTCCACATACGAG GCCTTGAGCTACGATTTCAGCTCGTACAAGAATATCAACAGGTGGTACGCAAAAATAAAATCAGAAGCGACGAATTACGATGAATGCAACAGCAAGGgcgtgaaaatattcaaagaaatgGCCGACGAAATCCTAAAGTAA
- the LOC143145663 gene encoding glutathione S-transferase 1-1-like, giving the protein MSVDLYYAPMSSPCRAVLLAAEAIGFPLNLKEINLLEGENLTPEYEQINPQKTVPFLLDGDYKLSESRAIMSYLADQYGKNDRLYPKTPTGLALVNQRLHFDIGTLYKAVKDYYYPVAFGKTKDYNPEQYEKLKGAFEVLDSFLEGQDYIAGRNLTIADLALATTVSTAEVLDFEIDNYSNVARWMEKIKKSAPGYRKANDEGAKMFRKVTDDLKMK; this is encoded by the exons ATGTCAGTGGACTTGTATTACGCCCCGATGAGTTCACCCTGCAGAGCAGTTCTCTTAGCTGCGGAAGCAATCGGCTTTCCTTTAAATCTGAAAGAAATCAATTTGCTCGAAGGCGAGAATTTAACACCAGAATACGAACAG ATAAACCCGCAGAAAACGGTCCCATTTCTTTTAGACGGTGATTACAAACTCTCAGAGAG CCGAGCAATTATGTCGTACTTGGCCGATCAGTACGGTAAAAATGACAGATTGTATCCGAAAACTCCGACTGGTCTGGCATTGGTCAATCAACGATTGCACTTCGATATTGGCACCTTGTACAAAGCCGTGAAGGACTATTAT TATCCGGTCGCGTTCGGGAAGACGAAGGATTACAATCCAGAACAGTACGAGAAACTAAAAGGTGCATTCGAAGTCTTGGACAGTTTTCTGGAAGGGCAAGATTACATCGCGGGACGCAATTTGACCATTGCAGATCTGGCTCTGGCTACCACAGTATCCACAGCAGAG GTACTGGATTTCGAGATCGATAACTATTCGAACGTTGCTAGGTGGatggagaaaataaaaaaatcggcGCCTGGGTATCGTAAAGCTAACGACGAAGGAGCGAAAATGTTTAGGAAAGTTACGGATGATTTAAAAATGAAGTAG